Below is a window of Sebastes umbrosus isolate fSebUmb1 chromosome 13, fSebUmb1.pri, whole genome shotgun sequence DNA.
GTCTTGACAACCTCCTGACAGACAACGACCCGGCTTTGTGCTGAGCTACTAGAATATTCCTGGCATCTCTTGCTCGGGGTTAACTCCTGGGACGCACGCAGCAGCAACACTGAATCAATTTAGATTTTGCAGATTTCtgctgagatttttttttttttacttccgcCTTTCAAATGCGATATTCAGTCTGACAAACGACAGTCACTCAGTAGTATTAATGTGGAATATTTATTGAATTGTCAGGGTCAGGCATTTGAGGCAGAATTTATGAATACTTACCTGTTTCTGAGCACCGGAGCGGTTATATAACTGCTGCTTATATTGCTAGCCAGAAACCCAGCAGACAATGTAGCTGTAGAATTGAACCACACAGAAATCTACATTGTATGCCAGGTTCAGGACAAAGCAAAGGTGCATCTCTTCATCTCAACTAGCTTTTAAAACATGCATCAagtaatgcttttcatttggcAAAATCACATTTAACTTTGATAGCTTTCACCAAGGACGTTTCGTACAAAGAGGAGCTCAGAGAGcatgaggagggagagagaggcagaaacaGGGAGAATTAAAAGAATGGCGGAAGAGGAAGGAGTGAAAAAAAACCAACACAAAAAGCCTTGACAAGGGCCCCTTGTGGAGTTGTgacacagagaacatcctgTCTGTGGGGTCACAGGATGGAGcgacccccccctccccttgaCATCGCAGCCAATCGGAGGATTGGAATGTGCCACCAGCCAATGGGGGGAGCAGGACGGGCACGCTCGACCGGGAAGTAGGCCGAGCCGTCGGAGACCCAGTAGCCAGATGTAGCTGCTGATTGCTACACAGGATCTACACTGCCTACTGAGCAACTGACAGCAGCCACAGGGACGCGAACCGTGAAGGCCGGCCGGCGCGGCGCGGTCACGCCTGGGTGGAGAAGACACTTCTGTAGACGGTCCATCTGAGGAGAAAGAACAAATAGCGCCATTATAAACACAGTCAGAGGTCAGAGCAGTGAgagtaaataaagtgatgaaggagaggaaagagaagtgGATGAAGAAGCAGGGacagtgtggtggtggtggtggtggtggtggtggtggtagcgAACCGAAGGGAGGAGATCAAGCAGAAGAAGAGCCCGAGGGAGGGGAAGGATATGGGAGATTATCTGCTGACGAACATCTCCAAGCATGGCATTATCAGTTGCAGATTCCTGTCATTCTTTCCCATTAGCCCCGAGGCGCGACAGGCGGCAGCCACCGCCATGCGGGCTCCAACACTTAGCCTGACACATAATGGGAGCACTGACCCGGTCTTAATAAATTACGACCTATACAGGTGgactagaggagaggagaggagaggagaggaggaaggaaagagggaggatAGCACGGctgatcctctctctctctctctctctctctctctctctgtggtctgCATACCTGAGGCCTCATGACCGTATTGATCAAACATACTGTGACCAGCTGATCGTCACTTGACTccaattttctttttattaaggGAAATGtgctggctctctctctccgcccttatcccctcctctttcctcctcctccctcctcacatTCCAGCTCCCTGTCACCATTAGGAagtctcttcttctgtctcaCTTTTATATGTTTCTACACGCCAGTTTTGTACCACGTTGATGACAAAAGTTAGGAGTTTGCAtcatttggcttttttttatttcttctacCTGTGAACGTAAGATTCAAAGATTTCTGCTCATCCCTGCTGCAGCTTTCTAGTGAGGAGGTATAAAGGGATGTTGGCCTCAGGCTCTGTTATGTGCTGGAGGGAGCACAGTTTCTAGAGAGTGTGGCGATGTGGGTGACACGGGGAAAAGAGGTGAAGATAAGTGTGCAAATATCTATGAATGACTTTCTCACCTTTCCTCGGAAATGGGAACACATGGTGGTGCTTCTGGAGAAATCTGTGCCGAATCAGCCAAcctgaaaaacacagaaaagaaatatttgagtcacTGAGTTTTAATAAAGGAATACTAATCAATTATACAGGATGTCACTTTGCAAAAAATGAGCCCAGCTGTATGTTAAAGCTGTCAACGTCACTATAAGTACGAGTGTGATAGAAACAGGTCCAGACCGGTGAGCCTGAGTAAGCTCACAGAGCTGGAGATAAGGTGATAAGGTCCTCTATGTCTTatctcttgtcttttttttccatgcttTGGTGATGCTGCCACCGCCGCTGGGCAGAGAGGTCAAACGTACGTGAAGCAAGCggcttttttttccactgaaagTGAAGCCTTTAGTTTTTGTGAGACAGGGCGAGCTATAGCCGAGACGAGGTCAGAGGCTGAGGCAGACAGAGACTACAGAGGTTTTTCAATGAAGTGATGCAGGAGAAAGCTGAATGGTTGGTGCAGTGTTTGAGGAACCAATGtcatataaaaatgaatgattgGAGCAGAGACATAAGGTTTGATTACAGATAGTGGCACTGTGTTCACCATTGGGATCATGTTCTCGTCACTACACTAGAGACTTAATCTCTATTCGTCGTAtttagtgttgtcacgatactggaatttctaacttcgTTGCAATACCTTTTGTTTTTCGATACCACTGGCAAAAAATGGGAAGAGAAGGGAGAGCAGAAAGCGTAGCTGGTAGCCGTGTACCGATACTGTGGAAAATTAGTagttcaaatattcagtatcgatatgtattgatactttgatatttttaacAACACTAGTTGtactgaccaatcacgtttgaaCGGGCTTTGTTTGCATGCCGGTTGACaatccgtgtggagagcaaaagaggcgttGGCCAAAATGCAATCTCGGATCCCAttggctatcgtctgacgatgatttagcttttgactaaaaaatgaaatgtcaacCGAGTGTAAAAGtcctaatcggactgtaaacggTGACCGGCACacagaagaggaagtcttggccgGGATATCCTAAATCGTCGTGATAACGAAACTGTCCTGCAacacaaaaatgaatgaatgattgaatgaatgatgTGGGATTCTACGAGGAGTTTAAGTGAAGGGTGCGGTGGACGAGAGGTGGAAGGAAGGTGGATCTAGGAAGGGGTGAGTGCTGGGAGGCCTGAGGACGGGTGAGGCGCTGTGAGGAGGGGTGAGGCCAGGCGTGCCATTCCATTCCTGCCTGCGCTGGGCTAGTCTATTCCTAGAGTGTGGTGTATGGCAGTTGATGTGGGTTTCCTCTTAGCTGCCTGGAAGATGACTGGGCCTGACCACatccacattcacacacacacacacacacacacgcacgaaacacattcacaaagtgacaactgtgcacacacatatatggcATATACACCCCGACTTGTGCACGCAGAAAGCATGCATGTGCACCCAAACACATTGCGAGGGAAGCAAAGAGGAACTGAATCATTACCCTGCCTTAGCCTCAAAGTAGGGGGTGACCACTGTacaactatgtgtgtgtgtgtgtgtgtgtgtgtgtgtacttgtgcaAAGATAAGTTGCACTTCTTCTGCAGTAGGCGACATTGGTTCATTGgttgtgtgcatgtgctgtTTGTTGCTCAAGTatgtgtgggcatgtgtgtgtgggtggctgTGTAGGATGTGTGAGCTGGGTGTGGATgcattccctctctctctctctaagtgtgtgtgtgtgtgtgtgtgtgtgtgtgcgtgtgtgtgtacagtatgtgcttcaCTCGTTTTTAAAGTCCCGTACTGTTGCAGCTCAAAGCTTATTATCTACACTTATTCCCCCAAAAGAAATCGTGTTTATTTTGAATAACGGAAATTAGATACAAAAATATTTCGTTGAGAAAA
It encodes the following:
- the LOC119500315 gene encoding uncharacterized protein LOC119500315, with the protein product MPCGPCAQIQERCARGRWLQTGAAFSSPMRCAALRNTKQQQPELFVMMMMMMISEKMRSAMERGYRPAGWLIRHRFLQKHHHVFPFPRKDGPSTEVSSPPRRDRAAPAGLHGSRPCGCCQLLSRQCRSCVAISSYIWLLGLRRLGLLPGRACPSCSPHWLVAHSNPPIGCDVKGRGGSLHPVTPQTGCSLCHNSTRGPCQGFLCWFFFTPSSSAILLILPVSASLSLLMLSELLFVRNVLGESYQS